A window from Calliopsis andreniformis isolate RMS-2024a chromosome 5, iyCalAndr_principal, whole genome shotgun sequence encodes these proteins:
- the Wake gene encoding ankyrin repeat and fibronectin type III domain containing protein wide awake isoform X2 encodes MKFRKSSTSSPKMELLSRRSSGDGISTLKRSRSFRASLKLMSKLRSHASLRLNAGFDLSPVALRNQCVKKRRDKLPQVEESPSPTRNTETKTDSPPRSDKEMLGTRSKDSITVNELESRGISKELKTKLCLTDRITRKNRKEAEKPSKRDSPLSPKVAHIFRWKNNECYEDRKDSFRPDNRVSYENPTFCLDSSLDSSISSFLFEPEGTDQGAIEDERRDESCLGKPCQDVSLTMVVGSGGTCENKEESCVVLGASDDGVFEKDSFECNKSGRPLMAAGKTRSLSVNDVVLQDEERASSLDLKDSTGFVCQGVANRSSEGHKMHEIVRTTSVCSSKSCRIRTVDNIANFWTNARGSSFRNKVSVGRKKSMKDSRDHGQDRFLVTTTSGSTLFAAVEHGHLDKARTILESTDVDVNSVNSDGLSALDVAVLSNNRPLAKMLVAFGAQEGNQFKSPESLGSHLASLLSEAEHRVQELGGSTSGSGGTTLLEPPSSHRSSFSSQHSNLTGCGGNAEDKQLALWERRARALRKMLLGFDQARPPDMPFLVAVDVTGTNSVTVRFQEPDSHDSPICTKFKVQWSVKEDFSVICGEREVLDMKQRECRIDDLIQGQKYHFRAAAGNLKGYSRFRNSSPAHVTPSSWRDIDGRLPRFAGRLEQLNTLFTDIRRPEYTQETPAVQRRNHKKKTTIKQLFTATSKFQKNLRRGVFLACLLYYEDKVLVTNEDFLPVIEVDETYPSCIYNDFHWLMKVACTWDDVKTLRQDMEKSHSSSTNHFRIKLLQAAAQMQAALCIQDLGQLYHKPIRDIQGTLVFSTVNYVKSPKLISVLNSRWLPLSKVTKKVIIHEDSNVADILIASIQEQMTYHQVSSIKLSKGLYLGYLKMQSSVDLIQVVVPAKSPNVLPHCKIRDNPHVSAEEWDYLKRITRIHASDSSVKDAEEKENVTNESQGTEQQKLFVDLVAATARRLFNYMEISPEDSLNHRLYDAEVIDLTHDVSFLIAVPPAETACCVPGTREILLQRGDLLSLPIQVFEMVHLNTYQKDVISRYSRLSCILELDTAQAQHNHREAFSSLELSVAKDKLARLQDLQTQVNTVWKGARWLIDVITFARDRGSSQQSGNLQTVGISMKHLLSLDRNKSNSNSNSLKRSLLQLPPRDPKLVKSSPGRGSWPGPNVTNSSSNLLTTEFSKSEQQLPSGQYVRKGSNTSNVSTESEAQKSSIPISSTSNLSNVTSASSNNHLIPLQNTRLPPSKSEDTLILTKYKHSPRNRSATITSASASTSPLLSIKPMIYSGSLLSVSTAMTNTASLLSVSNTNSDSLHSLSSDEYSTPNSSVCIKTGHTKGKSTKPSVSVAAMATGSLENQLEEEKDEATMMPAPRPGILQVYAAYETGLASGTSLKLRVTPRTTAREVVNLVVKQLNMAVVLKGQDGPIYTADELPNFCLVAVIGARERCLRDDFKLLQLQNPWKKGRLYVRQKQDVLAALEHSSKHTAYL; translated from the exons ATGAAATTTCGCAAATCATCCACGTCCAGTCCCAAGATGGAATTGCTCTCGAGGCGATCGTCTGGCGACGGGATATCGACCCTGAAAAGGTCGAGGTCCTTCCGGGCGTCGTTGAAGCTGATGTCAAAGCTTCGTAGTCACGCAAGCCTTCGTCTGAACGCAGGCTTCGATTTGTCCCCAGTGGCCCTCAGAAACCAGTGTGTCAAAAAGCGACGAGACAAGCTGCCCCAGGTCGAGGAGTCCCCGAGTCCTACCAGGAATACAGAAACCAAGACAGATAGTCCTCCTAGAAGTGATAAGGAGATGCTGGGGACACGATCCAAGGATTCGATTACCGTGAATGAGCTAGAATCGCGCGGTATCTCGAAAGAACTGAAGACCAAGCTGTGCCTGACCGACAGGATAACAAGGAAGAACCGCAAGGAAGCAGAGAAGCCCTCGAAAAGGGACAGCCCCCTGTCACCGAAGGTGGCGCACATTTTCCGCTGGAAAAACAACGAGTGCTACGAGGACAGAAAGGACAGCTTTCGTCCTGATAATCGTGTGTCCTACGAGAATCCCACTTTTTGCCTGGACAGTTCCTTGGACTCTTCCATCTCAAGCTTTCTGTTCGAGCCTGAGGGCACGGATCAGGGGGCGATCGAGGACGAGCGTAGAGACGAGTCGTGCTTGGGAAAACCTTGTCAGGATGTGAGTCTGACCATGGTGGTCGGTTCTGGAGGAACTTGCGAAAATAAAGAGGAAAGCTGTGTAGTTCTCGGGGCCAGTGACGATGGAGTGTTCGAGAAGGACTCTTTCGAGTGTAACAAAAGTGGGAGGCCTCTGATGGCTGCAGGCAAAACAAGGAGTCTGTCTGTGAACGATGTAGTCCTGCAGGACGAAGAGCGAGCTTCCAGTTTGGATCTGAAGGATTCGACGGGGTTTGTGTGTCAAGGGGTAGCGAATAGGTCCTCCGAGGGACACAAGATGCATGAGATTGTTAGGACCACCTCTGTCTGCTCGTCGAAGTCCTGTAGGATCAGGACTGTGGACAATATCGCGAACTTCTGGACGAATGCTCGCGGTAGCAGCTTTCGGAACAAAGTGTCCGTGGGAAGAAAAAAGTCGATGAAGGATTCGAGAGACCACGGGCAGGATAGATTCCTTGTCACTACCACTTCTGGATCAA CTCTCTTCGCGGCCGTAGAACATGGCCACTTGGACAAAGCTAGAACCATTTTGGAGTCGACAGATGTGGACGTAAATAG TGTGAACAGCGACGGCCTGTCAGCCCTGGATGTCGCGGTGCTCAGCAACAATAGGCCTCTCGCAAAAATGCTGGTTGCGTTTGGCGCGCAGGAGGGCAACCAGT TCAAGTCTCCAGAATCCCTAGGCAGTCACCTAGCCTCGCTGCTGTCGGAAGCTGAGCACAGGGTTCAAGAGCTCGGCGGCAGTACTTCCGGTAGCGGCGGGACCACGCTTCTAGAGCCACCGAGCAGTCACAGGTCGAGTTTTTCGTCACAGCATAGCAACCTCACAGGATGCGGTGGCAACGCCGAGGACAAGCAACTGGCTTTGTGGGAAAGGAGAGCGAGAGCTCTCAGGAAGATGTTGCTTGGGTTCGATCAAGCAA GACCTCCGGATATGCCGTTTCTGGTCGCAGTCGACGTCACAGGGACAAATTCTGTGACAGTGAGATTCCAGGAGCCTGATTCCCATGACTCGCCGATCTGCACGAAGTTCAAGGTTCAGTGGAGCGTTAAAGAGGATTTCTCAGTGATCTGTGGAGAAAGAGAAGTTCTGGATATGAAGCAACGAGAGTGCAGGATCGACGATCTCATACAGGGACAAAAGTACCATTTTCGAGCGGCCGCTGGCAATCTGAAGGGTTACAGCAGATTCAGAAACTCGTCCCCCGCCCACGTCACACCCAGCA GTTGGAGAGACATCGATGGCAGGCTGCCAAGGTTTGCTGGTAGATTGGAGCAACTGAATACTCTCTTCACGGACATAAGGCGACCCGAATACACTCAAGAAACGCCAGCGGTGCAGAGGCGCAATCATAAGAAGAAAACGACGATAAAACAGCTGTTCACGGCGACTAGCAAGTTCCAGAAGAACTTGAGACGCGGGGTTTTCCTTGCTTGTTTGCTGTATTACGAGGACAAAGTACttgtgactaatgaggatttctTGCCTGTGATCGAAGTCGATGAGACTTATCCCAGTTGTATCTACAACGATTTCCATTGGCTGATGAAAGTAGCCTGTACCTGGGACGATGTCAAGACGCTGCGTCAGGACATGGAAAAGAGTCATAGCAGCTCAACGAATCACTTCAGGATAAAGCTATTGCAGGCCGCTGCTCAAATGCAG GCAGCATTATGCATACAAGACCTAGGACAACTATACCACAAACCGATCAGAGATATTCAAGGCACTTTGGTCTTTTCCACGGTGAATTACGTGAAATCCCCAAAGTTAATTTCAGTATTGAACAGCAGATGGTTACCATTAAGCAAAGTCACGAAAAAGGTCATAATTCACGAGGACAGCAACGTGGCGGATATCCTGATAGCGAGTATACAGGAACAAATGACTTATCATCAAGTGAGCAGTATTAAGCTGTCCAAGGGGTTATATCTTGGCTATTTGAAGATGCAGAGTAGCGTAGACCTCATTCAGGTTGTGGTGCCAGCAAAATCGCCCAACGTTTTACCTCATTGCAAAATCCGCGACAATCCTCACGTCTCCGC GGAAGAGTGGGATTACCTCAAGAGGATAACTCGCATTCATGCATCAGACTCTTCGGTCAAGGACGCTGAAGAGAAAGAGAACGTAACGAACGAGTCGCAGGGCACCGAGCAGCAGAAACTTTTTGTCGACCTCGTTGCCGCCACTGCGAGACGATTGTTCAATTATATGGAAATCAGCCCCGAAGATTCCCTCAATCATCGGCTCTACGACGCCGAAGTTATCGATCTGACACACGACGTGTCGTTTCTGATCGCCGTGCCTCCTGCAGAGACCGCTTGCTGTGTACCTGGAACTAGGGAGATCCTTTTGCAACGAGGCGATCTTTTGTCGTTGCCCATTCAAGTATTCGAAATGGTCCACTTAAATACTTACCAAAAGGATGTAATCAGCAGATACTCGAGACTGAGCTGCATCCTAGAACTGGATACAGCGCAGGCTCAGCACAATCATAGAGAAGCTTTTAGTTCATTGGAGTTGAGCGTGGCGAAGGATAAATTGGCTAGACTGCAGGACCTTCAAACGCAAGTGAACACTGTTTGGAAAGGTGCTAGATGGCTGATAGATGTGATCACGTTCGCGAGGGACCGTGGATCTTCGCAGCAAAGC GGAAATTTACAGACCGTTGGAATCTCCATGAAGCACTTGCTTAGTCTCGACAGAAACAAAAGCAACAGTAACAGCAACAGCCTAAAAAGAAGCCTACTGCAACTACCTCCACGCGATCCAAAGCTCGTGAAATCCAGTCCAGGTCGAGGCAGTTGGCCAGGTCCTAATGTCACGAATTCATCCTCAAATCTGTTAACAACTGAGTTCAGTAAAAGTGAGCAACAGTTGCCCAGTGGTCAGTACGTTCGCAAGGGTAGCAACACTTCCAATGTGTCTACGGAATCGGAGGCGCAAAAGTCCTCGATACCCATAAGCAGCACCAGCAACCTGAGCAATGTTACGAGCGCCAGCAGCAACAACCATCTGATCCCGCTACAGAACACGAGATTACCACCCTCGAAATCCGAGGATACACTGATCTTGACCAAGTATAAACACAGTCCCAGGAATAGATCAGCAACGATCACGTCAGCGTCAGCTAGCACTAGTCCATTGCTCAGCATAAAGCCCATGATCTATAGTGGATCGCTTCTGAGCGTGTCAACAGCGATGACCAACACGGCTAGTCTTCTCAGCGTCAGTAACACCAATTCTGACAGCTTGCACTCATTAAGCAGCGATGAATACTCGACGCCTAATTCGAGTGTTTGTATAAAAACTGGACATACGAAGGGAAAGTCAACGAAACCTAGCGTCAGTGTCGCAGCCATGGCGACTGGTTCCCTAGAAAATCAGTTAGAAGAGGAAAAGGACGAAGCGACGATGATGCCAGCACCTCGACCTGGCATTCTTCAG